From Camelina sativa cultivar DH55 chromosome 7, Cs, whole genome shotgun sequence, one genomic window encodes:
- the LOC104703925 gene encoding scarecrow-like protein 28: protein MLAGCSSSSLLSPTRRLRSEAVAATSATVSAHFPMNTQRLDLPCSSSFTRKETPSTRPLGRSISLDNTNNNTKPIERKNSGCSLKQNIKLPPLATTRGNGEGFSWNNDNNNRGKKSLKRLAEEDESCLSRAKRTKCENEGDGDDEGKVCFVPSEVISQPLPSNTNWIDSVITELAGIGDKDVESSRPAAVKEASGSSTSASSESQSLSHRGVPEPTNGSRNPYTHRGGSTEERTSGNINNNNNHRNDLQRDFELVNLLTGSLEAIRSRNIAAINHFIARTSDLASPRGRTPMTRLIAYYIEALALRVARMWPHIFHIAPPREFDRTVEDESGNALRFLNQVTPIPKFIHFTANEMLLRAFEGKERVHIIDFDIKQGLQWPSFFQSLASRTNPPHHVRITGIGESKLELNETGDRLHGFAEAMNLQFEFHPVVDRLEDVRLWMLHVKEGESVAVNCVMQMHKTLYDGTGGAIRDFLGLIRSTNPIALVLAEQEAEHNSEQLETRVCNSLKYYSAMFDAIHTNLATDSLIRVKIEEMLFGREIRNIVACEGSHRQERHVGFRHWRRMLEQLGFRSLGVSEREVLQSKMLLRMYGSGNEGFFNVERSDEDGDGGEGGSSGGVTLRWSEQPLYTISAWTMGS from the exons ATGTTGGCAGGTTGTTCAAGTTCATCATTATTGTCACCGACTCGAAGATTGAGGAGTGAAGCAGTAGCAGCAACATCAGCAACAGTATCAGCACATTTTCCCATGAACACACAGAGATTGGACTTACCATGCAGTAGTAGCTTCACTCGCAAGGAAACTCCTTCAACCCGACCACTTGGACGAAGCATCTCACTcgacaacaccaacaacaacaccaagccGATCGAGCGCAAGAACAGTGGTTGTTCGCTTAAGCAGAACATAAAGCTTCCACCTTTGGCGACAACAAGAGGAAATGGAGAAGGGTTTTCTTggaacaacgacaacaacaacagaggGAAGAAGAGTTTGAAGAGATTGGCGGAGGAAGACGAGTCTTGTTTAAGCAGAGCGAAGAGGACAAAATGCGAAAACGAAG gtgatggtgatgatgaaggaaAGGTTTGCTTTGTGCCTAGTGAAGTCATCTCTCAGCCTTTACCGAGTAATACAAACTGGATTGATTCGGTGATCACTGAGTTAGCTGGTATAGGAGATAAAGACGTTGAGAGTAGCCGTCCTGCAGCAGTTAAGGAAGCTTCTGGATCATCAACAAGTGCATCATCAGAGAGTCAAAGCTTAAGCCATAGAGGAGTACCAGAGCCTACAAATGGTTCAAGGAACCCTTACACACACCGAGGAGGCAGCACAGAGGAAAGAACCAGCggaaacatcaacaacaacaacaatcacagGAACGATCTACAGAGAGACTTCGAGCTTGTTAATCTCCTCACTGGAAGTTTAGAAGCGATCAGATCGAGGAACATAGCGGCGATTAACCATTTCATTGCTAGAACCAGTGACCTCGCTTCTCCTAGAGGAAGAACACCAATGACTCGTCTTATAGCTTACTACATTGAAGCATTGGCACTAAGAGTGGCTCGTATGTGGCCTCACATCTTCCACATCGCACCACCTCGTGAATTCGACAGAACAGTTGAGGATGAATCAGGAAACGCGTTGAGGTTCTTGAATCAAGTAACCCCAATTCCAAAGTTCATTCATTTCACAGCCAACGAGATGTTACTCAGAGCATTTGAAGGCAAAGAGAGAGTTCACATTATCGATTTCGACATCAAGCAAGGCTTACAATGGCCTAGCTTCTTCCAAAGCTTAGCTTCAAGAACAAATCCACCACACCATGTTCGGATCACTGGCATCGGAGAATCCAAACTTGAGCTAAACGAAACCGGAGATCGTCTCCATGGATTTGCGGAGGCAATGAATCTTCAGTTCGAGTTTCACCCTGTAGTTGATAGACTCGAAGACGTTAGACTATGGATGCTACACGTCAAAGAAGGCGAATCAGTAGCTGTAAACTGTGTTATGCAGATGCACAAGACGCTATACGATGGAACTGGAGGAGCGATTAGAGACTTTTTGGGTTTAATCAGAAGCACGAACCCAATTGCTCTTGTTTTAGCTGAACAAGAAGCAGAACACAACTCAGAGCAACTCGAGACAAGAGTTTGTAACTCGTTAAAGTACTATTCGGCGATGTTCGATGCGATTCACACGAATCTTGCTACGGATAGCTTAATCAGAGTCAAAATCGAAGAGATGTTGTTTGGGAGAGAGATCAGGAACATAGTTGCGTGTGAAGGAAGTCATAGGCAAGAGAGGCATGTGGGTTTTCGTCATTGGAGGAGGATGTTGGAGCAGTTAGGGTTTCGGAGTCTTGGAGTCTCGGAGAGAGAGGTTTTGCAGAGCAAGATGTTGCTTAGGATGTACGGATCTGGCAATGAAGGGTTTTTCAATGTGGAGAGGAGCGATGAAGACGGCGACGGAGGTGAAGGCGGAAGCAGCGGTGGAGTTACTTTACGGTGGTCGGAGCAGCCACTTTATACGATCTCAGCTTGGACTATGGGGAgttag